CAATCGGGCGCTGGGCGTGCTTTCCAACGTGTTCCTCCATTTGCATCCGGCGAAGATCAATCGCGATGCCGTGCGCTACAGCTACACCTGGGGCATGGGTGGGATCACCTTCTACCTCTTCATCATTCTCACCTACACCGGCGTGCTGCTCATGTTTTATTACCACCCCAGCAAGGTGCAGGCATTCCGCGACGTGCTTTATCTCGAACACGACGTTCCCTTCGGGAAGATATTGCGCAACATGCATCGCTGGGCGGCTCACCTGATGGTGATCGGCGTATGGCTGCACATGTTCCGCGTATTTCTGACCGGATCGTATAAAAAACCCCGAGAGTTCAACTGGAATATCGGCGTGCTGCTGCTGGTGTTCACTCTGCTGCTTTCGTTCACGGGATATTTGCTGCCGGACGATCAACTCGGGTTCTGGGCGGTCACGGTCGGCACGAACATGGCGCGGGCCACGCCGCTGTTGGGGCATGAGGGACCGTTTGGGTCGATGCTCGGCATGACTCCATACAATGACGTTCGCTTTGGATTGCTCGGCGGATCGATCGTCGATGCGAATGCGTTGTTGCGGTCTTATATCTGGCACTGCATTGGGATTCCGATTGTGGCGTCGG
Above is a window of Candidatus Sulfotelmatobacter sp. DNA encoding:
- a CDS encoding cytochrome b N-terminal domain-containing protein, translated to MAEENNPTGGNGKGGNAKNGAKAGLLEKVTTGVKEDIQALKTDMPAKAKEQIEGLKDPTKTQVYTSIFRHKHDDTPRNRALGVLSNVFLHLHPAKINRDAVRYSYTWGMGGITFYLFIILTYTGVLLMFYYHPSKVQAFRDVLYLEHDVPFGKILRNMHRWAAHLMVIGVWLHMFRVFLTGSYKKPREFNWNIGVLLLVFTLLLSFTGYLLPDDQLGFWAVTVGTNMARATPLLGHEGPFGSMLGMTPYNDVRFGLLGGSIVDANALLRSYIWHCIGIPIVASVLMIVHFWRVRKDGGISGPAPVMLEAEADKPRRGPKAAGE